TCCGGAACGCTGATGTGCATCTTTTGACAATTGTTTTCACAGTAAAATATGATAAAAGAGTGGACATTGCCATTACATATATGTTGCTAGCTGGAGCTATAGCACTCGAGCTCTATGCGCTCGCAACAATCCTTTACTCAGACTGGTCACTGCTTTATATGATTAAAGATCAGAAGAGCCCTTTTGTGGAAAATCTTCTTCAAGTTTTTGCTCGTCAGGTTCCAATGCGGTGGCCTAGATGGTCCAATTCTATACAGCAATTAAATTTGCTAAGCTATTGTCTTTACAAGGATCATACCTTGTCTGGCAGAATAATCAGTAGAACCCTCATGATTAGGCCAGGCTGGGACGAAGCTTATAAGAGGTATTGCTTAACAAATTATGTTCCAGTTCTTGGAGACTTGAAAAGATTGCTGATCGAACAAATAGAGGAAGTTTGCGGACAGAGAGTTTGGCAACCGTTCAGCAAACGAGGAGAATGGGCATTAGAGAGGTTCAAATGTGTAGACCAATTCAAGTGGAGCATACAAACAGATTACACCACAGAAGCAAACCAGCAAACCAGTTTCGGAAGGGCTATTATCATATGGCATATTGCAACCGACGTTTGGTTCTACGCACCGGACAAGTACAAAACTCATTATCAACAATCTTACTCTCAAATGACGAAATACCTGTCAGATTACATGGTGCATCTTTTAGCTGATCGTCCTTACATGCTAAATATCGTCACAAAGAACATTCTTTTCGAAGGCGCTTGTGCTAAACTAGCGATATTTTTGAACACTATAGAAACGACAAGAAGTGAGTCTGTGATGGAATGTTTTTCCAGGAACTTACTTGAAAGTCGGCTGGAAGAAACGTCGTTGGAAATAGGCTGCGAGAATAATGTAGCAGACAATATTCATTCGAGTGAAGCGATAGTATCAGACTGGGATATAGTAATGGAAGCAAAACTACTTGCAGAACTTCTGATCGATAGGGCAGACAGATGGAATCTATTAGCAAGTGTGTGGATTGAGATGATTTGCTACGCTGCAAGTAATTGTCCATGGGTTCGTCACACGGAGCAGCTCAGGCGAGGTGGAGGACTTATCACCCATGTCTGGCTTCTTCTCTATCATGAAACTAATAAGTTCAATATCAGTATatattgaacttttttaatcaatcaatttttcCTTCAACCAATTCACAATTGTTCTTGGCTTATTTtgtcattaaattttataataaattgaagTCATTAtgtcattaaattttataataaatataattttaatttatacatattaaaaatacaaatttaatttaaattttttatttacattttttgaCGTAGGTGGCTTATAACAAAAGTAAATGAAACGACTAAAACgttcacaaaaataaaagtacaaGACTATACGTTTGATAAGTAAACAAGGGCAACGAAAGTATGAATTATTAAGgggtaatgttataaaaaatttataattatacatatttttttaatttaatcatttctttaaaacagtttaattgTATGAaggaagtttcatttttttcttaattcgatACACGAggtcataatatgataatatgcctGCAAAAAATGATGTATGCCTTAGCAAAATCGTACCGATGAATGAATAGCATGTCAGCATATGCatcgaattgagaaaaaaataaaacttcataCATACAATTgagaaaataaatatagtttatgaatatatttaagATTGTCTCAATTATTAATATGTGAAGACATgagaataaatttttatagtaTTTACAATCTCAATCCATATCTTTGGAAGCAAGGACTAAGccaagtttttaaaattttttggaGTTAGATTTAAGAGAAAATTACGCAAATATTACAAATGCGGAAATTTATTTCTCTAATGGCCACATGTGAAATCTTTACATTTTATGTCCTCTTACAGTTAACATTATATGACTCATcttagttatttatttcattttctaaCCCATTCGATTAAACATACACCTgtccatttttattttgaaaaacaaGAGTTTTTAGTAAAACTAGTGCTGACTTGATTTCCGGCGAACTGACACCCATGGATTCTATTTCTGGAGTTGATgatattatatgttttttagACGGTGACGAAGGCGACGGAGGACGCGGCGGAGATGGTGGCCAAGTTGAGAGCTAGAGTGAGTTAGTAAGGGTTTTCTATGAAAAGAACCGGGTTAAGATCAGACGGTGTAGAACAGCCGTTTCTTTGTTTCTTATGAAAAGAACTCGGGATACTGATTCAGTGATTTCTATGGAGGAGGAATCGACATAGATGATTGAAATTGATGATGGTTTAGGTATGCCTTTCTTATCATGAAGCTATtatggataaaaaaaattatatgcgttggagtaaaattttagaaagaacATCGAAATCATTGAAAAAATTGAAGTCTCTTTTTAAAGATGCCGGTTCAAGGAAATATGTTGAAACAATGTTGGAAAATCAATAAATTGAAGAATTAAGactcaattattttaaatctattacTTTTTGTTATTTCATGTTTGTTTGTAAGGCTTATGGAAGTGGAAAAGAAGATAGTCCCATAGGGATTACTATACTTTTGAtgtctcaactttttaaaatatgacaTTTCGGTGTCTAAACTAAGATTTATCACAAAGAGGTAAGCTAACTTGTTTAAAAATTACTAGTTAATGTTTATTGCCGGTTTCTAGCAGGTAGCCATTAAAGACGTGGGGATGTGGCAGGTATCAGTATACACGTGggcaatttaattaaaacaaaaaatgacgTGGATTTTAGGGGTTGGATAATTTGAAAATGACAAAGAAACCCTTGCACGGTAACAAAATTAGGGTAAATATCAGACATCCATTGTTCTTCCTCAGCCATTCTTCTTCCTCTGAGATTCTTCTTGTGGTGAAGCTCTTCCTCTTCCTCTACAATTCTTCACTTTGTTGTTGGCTggaaaaaaaatagaacttTGTTATTGTGACAGGAGAACCATAGAGAGAACTTCATGGACAAACAAAAATCCGGGTCGGAAGTTCATGACATGTGAGATGGGAGATTGCAGCTACTTCAGATGGATGGATGATGAGATGTGCGAGAGAGCTACTCGAATTATACCTAGTTTACTAAGAAAGATTGGAAGATTGGAAGCCGAACTTGCAAGTAGTTGGAAAAGGGAGAAATTTTCATGGGCTTGGGAAATTTTTTCTATTCTTGTTCTTATATTTAAGTGATCTGTATTGTGGTGTGGTAGATTGTTATATTTGTGAAATGTGTTGAACTATGTAGTATTTTGGGTGTATGAGATGTTGTTTGCTGAAATTAATGGAAATTTACTTTGTGTAACTGTTTTTGGTATAAGTGTATGATGAAATGTCTGAATGAGACTATGTTACCAGTAAACAGACTTGAAAGAATTAACAATCTAAAGCCTGAAAGAAGGTACAAACAGCCATACAACAAAATCAAATTACTCACATAATGTATAAACCAACTGCCGTTTCACATTTCACATAATAAGTAGTGAAGTTTAATACAAAAGAAGAATGACATTTGCTGTTTTTAAGCAGTCACAACAAAATCAAATTACTTGGACATAAACCCAAGGTAAGCAAAAAACATAGCAACAACCTAAGCTAGACAAAATAATCAATACATAATCAAGCAATGGAGTCTTCTGGCAAAGAATCTGGAGGTGGTTTAGACCTGGTACACTCTTCAGCAGAGACAGTTGGGTTTGAAGCATTTTTTTGCCTTCTTGTTGACTCTTGTTGCTGCAGAAGCAGGTCTTTTAGTTTGTGTACTTTTCTGTGATGGTTCACTTGTAGTTGCAGCTTGTTTACCCCATTTCTTAAATGACAGATTTCTGTTAGTCATGAAAAGAGGCTCAGGTTCACCTCCAACCCTTTTCACTCCTTCCTTATAAGTTACCCTTTGACTGGTTGTTTTTGGCTGcaaagaaatatatattttgcaCATAATAAGTCAAGTAAAGCAACACAACACATAAATTTAAAGCAAATAAGTAACAATAAACAAGATAACTTACATTTTGCACATAAGTGTTTGTGTGAAAGTCATTGTATACCCCATATCCCCTGGCAAGCTGCGTATGTATTCCTGAATATAAGTTGGAGTCTTCCTCTGAAATGTTTTCACATGTTTGCCAAAATCTCTAGGAGTGATGGTTGGATTGGTCGGTGATGCTTCATCAGGGTATGGCCTATTTCTTGCTCTCACAAACTGCAAGATAAAGAGTCCATATCAATAACACATAAAAAAGGTATAAACTACCCATTAAGCACCAAAAATAACTTACAGGTAATTTGTCAACCCTAGAGGGTAAGGTAGGTTCTGATCCACCAGTTCCTTGTTTTTGAGCCCTTGTATTTGAGTCTACTGCCCCTGTACCAGATTCTTGAGCTCTTGTAACAGATTCTTGAGCCCCTGTATCTTGTCTTTGATGGCATTTTTTCCTGTTATGACCCTTCCCAAAACAGACTTGGCATGTCATCACCCTACCCTTTCTAGACAATTTAAACCCACTGGATCTCTCACcctcttcttttcttctattTTTGGCAGGTCTACCAGgcatttttttttgtatgaaGGGGGCTGAGGTGGGTCATATGGACTCTTGTTCCAAAACTTCCTACCATTCATGGGTTGCATCATATACATATAAGCCTTCAAATAAGTTTCCTTTGTAAACCACTGATCAATATAGTTGTAAGGTGTGATGTTGGATTTATCCAAGTACTCTATGGCACATACTGCATCAGGGCAAGGTATCCATGTCAAGTCAAACTGCCTACAAGCACATGTCCTAGTTTTCAAATTAACAATATATGTGTCTCCTAGGTGGCCTATTTCAAACCCATCCTTTCCATTCCACAATATCTCACATGCCTCACTTTGAACTTTGCTGTCATGTAGCTTCTTCCTAATTCTATTCCCAAAATTTCCTATCCAATTAGATGCCAAGTCTCTATTAGTATCCAGCGTATTCATAATCAAAGACCTTATGTACTCTAACATAGAAATAACATTTTTTGTCCTAGCTTCTATGATTTTCCCATTGAATGCTTCTATCAAGTTATTGTCTACAATGCCACACTTTACCTCAGTTGTAAAGTATGCTCTGCACTAATGCCTTGGATGTGTCACTAGCATGTCATCAAACCCCTTCTGTGTAAGAGCTCTCATTGCCTCCATGTTTTTGTCAAAATCTGGCATATTAGAGGATTTTGCACACCTCCACCACAATTTCTGCAGATCCTCTCTCctttcatttttcttcttccaaTTAGCATATAGGTGTCTGCACAACACCTATGCTCAGCTCTAGGCAGCAAATCAGCAACTGAGTCCAACAGTCCCTACATATAAGCATATCAACACAAATAAGCATACAAAACAATCAACACAAATAAGCATAGAACATCACAGGTTAGAATGAGTACCTTTTGTTAGTCTGTGATAATGCACCATCCTGCCCCAGTACCCAATTCAAGACCATCAGTAAGAAACTGATAAACCAATCCCATGTCTCCCTCCTTTCTGTGTCTACTAAAGCCCAAGCCACAGGAAACATTTGATTGTTTCCATCCCTCCCAACAGCAGCTAAAATTTCTCCTTTGACAGGGCCTTTCAAAAAGAAAATGTCCAGCCCAATCACTCTTCTACACCCATGCAGCATTCCTTTCTTCAAGCAGTCAAAAGAAATAAAGAGCCTTTTGAAAACTGATGGAGACTCTGGCAAAGGTCTTTCAACCTTCATTAATGTTGTGCTTCCAGGATTAGGCCTAATAATCTCCCCAAGATAGTCCCATAGCAAAGCAAATTCTGCCTTAATCTCACCTTCCTGTAATATATGAGCTTGAGAAACAACCCTTGAAACCTTGGTCAAACTAATGTCTAGCTTAAGATCTGTCTTGATTAGGGATTTTAAGTCAACCAACCTCATGTGACATATACACTTGTACTTATTCAAGTAATTCTTAGCCAGCCACTTGGTTCCAACTCTCCTATTCTTGAATGTCACCAAGCAGGTATGGTTTGGATTGTAAGTTTTCACTAAGAAAGCTTTGGTTTCTGTTTCTTCTTATGCATATATGTTCAAAGGACAAGAAGATCTAGCACATCTAGCTCTAACTTCTGTTCTAGTGTTTCTGACAAGCTTCAGTTCTCTTCTCTCTAGGATTGAAAATTTAGTAAGGGCCTCCTTAAACTGTGCTGGTCCAGTCAGTTTCATACCCAATGAGAATGATAACTTAGCTGCATTGCTCTTGAACACAGGATATGCAGATCTTCTTCTCTGTGCATGATTACCATCTTCCTCATCTGTGGTCACTGGACTATAACATTCTTCTTCTGAATCTAAATCCCAGTAGTCAGTTTCATTTCCATTTTCTTGGTCTGCTACTTGGTCCTCAGCTGCTGCTTGAACTGATGGTTCCCCCTCTGTATTGGTGTTATTTgctttaattttatcataaatcTCCTTCTTCTTATTCTTGAACTCCCTTAGCTTTGCTCTAGAATCTACGAACTCTTCATCACCACTGGACATAAAAGCACAGTCCACAATCTCCTCGTCAGAAGGCTCATCATATTCCACATTTTCAACATTCTCACCATCTCCTACACCTTCATTCTCCTCTAATATAATAGTTGAGCCAACTTCATGGAGTTCATTCTCAGTATTAATACCCTCATTAATAGGTCCAACCTCCACATCTACAAGCCTTATCTCTTCTGCTTGGCTTCCCTCTTTGGAAATGTCATTTATACCCTCATCATTGGGTACATTACCTAAACTACCCTCTAGTACCCCACCCTCAGGTCCCCCTACCTCGTG
This region of Mercurialis annua linkage group LG1-X, ddMerAnnu1.2, whole genome shotgun sequence genomic DNA includes:
- the LOC126681094 gene encoding uncharacterized protein LOC126681094; this translates as MHCLSEFRLIFFFQLQVQSAANFSKEFGKMSWGIAKEIFSSDMVKKIWDAFEIQALVITSLAFQIVLAIYGRRRKYNPRLYVLFIVWFCYLMGTYVSIVALGKLTETSSNNDSIALTNMTYGSPPKLVHVTNNELRTLWAPLLLVHIGGPDSITAYAVEDNRLGWRQFLELGVQIGVVLLIYIKSWNNSWLSIIALTLLVSGAIKSLERVWSLRCSANTEAIFNSLSNSSILEVERAWYLKSSIPGLELLVKAYRRFEHLKPHLQNWIGHPLSINFPSMSTYYYDPEDVFKIAEFELGFMYDVLYTRSPINYSFPSFLRRFVCLLCLVSSLCGFAILFRNADVHLLTIVFTVKYDKRVDIAITYMLLAGAIALELYALATILYSDWSLLYMIKDQKSPFVENLLQVFARQVPMRWPRWSNSIQQLNLLSYCLYKDHTLSGRIISRTLMIRPGWDEAYKRYCLTNYVPVLGDLKRLLIEQIEEVCGQRVWQPFSKRGEWALERFKCVDQFKWSIQTDYTTEANQQTSFGRAIIIWHIATDVWFYAPDKYKTHYQQSYSQMTKYLSDYMVHLLADRPYMLNIVTKNILFEGACAKLAIFLNTIETTRSESVMECFSRNLLESRLEETSLEIGCENNVADNIHSSEAIVSDWDIVMEAKLLAELLIDRADRWNLLASVWIEMICYAASNCPWVRHTEQLRRGGGLITHVWLLLYHETNKFNISIY
- the LOC126666448 gene encoding uncharacterized protein LOC126666448 gives rise to the protein MRLVDLKSLIKTDLKLDISLTKVSRVVSQAHILQEGEIKAEFALLWDYLGEIIRPNPGSTTLMKVERPLPESPSVFKRLFISFDCLKKGMLHGCRRVIGLDIFFLKGPVKGEILAAVGRDGNNQMFPVAWALVDTERRETWDWFISFLLMVLNWVLGQDGALSQTNKRHLYANWKKKNERREDLQKLWWRCAKSSNMPDFDKNMEAMRALTQKGAYFTTEVKCGIVDNNLIEAFNGKIIEARTKNVISMLEYIRSLIMNTLDTNRDLASNWIGNFGNRIRKKLHDSKVQSEACEILWNGKDGFEIGHLGDTYIVNLKTRTCACRQFDLTWIPCPDAVCAIEYLDKSNITPYNYIDQWFTKETYLKAYMYMMQPMNGRKFWNKSPYDPPQPPSYKKKCLVDLPKIEEKKRVRDPVGLNCLERVG